The Planctellipticum variicoloris DNA window CCGCCGAACGGGGCCTCCACGTCTAACCCATCTCTGCGTCGGCAGTTGCCGCCCGTGGCGGGCCGGTTTCACCGGCGCAAGAAATCTGGTAGAAGCGACCCGCGGCGACCAATGCGTAAGGTCCCGATGTGTGTGGTGAATCAGAACGGAGACGCGTTCTCCGTTTCCGGAGAGGTCAGGCCATGGATCTGTTGAGCACCTTGTCGGGTTCGTTGATGGAAGGATTCTTCCCGGCGGGCTGGGATCTGAAGAAGATCGATGCCTGTGTCGCCAGCGATCCGGCGGCGATCAGCGAACGTCAGAAGTGGTGGCACAAACGCTTCGAACTCATGCCCTGCGCGACGCTCGCCGACTTCGACATGATGCTCGGCCACGAAATCGCCTGGACGATCAAGCAGAGCCGGGACAACGGGGATTCGCTGGCGCTGATCCTGCCGGTCGGTCCGATGGGGATGTATCGCTGGGCGATCTACTTCCTCCAGCAATGGAACGTCTCCTGCGACCACGTGCACGGCTTCAATATGGACGAATGGAGCGACGCCGAAGGAAATACGCTCCCCCCCACCAATCCGGGGTCGTTCCAGTATTCCATGGAGCAGGCCTTCTACGGCCCTCTCGGCAAATTGACGGTGCCGAAGAAGCAGCGGAACTTCGCGACGAAGAAGCTGCTGCCGACCTACGCCGACCAGATCGGTCAGTTGCGGGCCGATGGCGCCAAGCTGGGGGTCATCTTCGGTATCGGCCGGGTCTGCCACATCGCCTTCTGGGAACCCCACTTCGCGGGCGAATTCGCCTCGGACGCCGAGTGGAAAAAGCAGACGCACCGCTTCGGAGCGAAGCTGCATCCGCTGACGGTCGAGCAGAACGCCCTCACCAGCTTCAAGAGCCGCACGACGCTGGTCCCCGCTTTCGCCAACACCATCGGCCCCGGACTGTTTCTGAACGCCGACAAGATCATCGGCGGCGCGGACGGCACATTCGGCCGCGGCATGCAGTGGCAGGGGCTGAGCCTCTGGATGACGCTGCGTCACGAACCGACGCCGTGGATTCCGTCAACCTTCATGCCCACGCAGCCAGGCCGCCTCTTCTATCTGACGGAACTCGCCGGGCCCCTCAATGCGGAATGCAATTGAGAAAAAGTGGGGAGCGGCTGGTGGCTCGTGATGACGGAGACAGGAAGCCGCCGGTCCTGCGATTACGCGGGGCCGGCGGTTTCGCTTTCCCGACGCTCGAAAACCAGCGGGTGGTCGGACTGAGGATCGGCGACTCGCAGCGAAATTCGCCCCTCCAGAACATCTTCCAGCAGATCCCCGCAGACTTCCGCCCGCCACGTCTGCGTCAGCCGGGGCGGTTCCCCCTGGTGGTCGTTGTAGACGTGCCAGCGGACCAGATGCCGCAGGTCGGACGCCGTGCCGACGAGCGGCTGTGCAACATTCATCTCGGCACAACGATTCGCCAGCGCCAGCCCCAGGAAGTGGCCAAGCACCTGTTCGTCGTGCGATTTGTCGTCGTCGCCCGGTTTCGGAACGCGCGGCAATTCCGAGTTCGGCAGAGCGACCGCCGCCGCAATGCACTTCAGCAGAGCCGGCGCCGCCTTGCGATATTCAGTCCGGTTCATGTCCCGCGTCGAACACAAATCGGCTTCGGTCGTCGGCTTCCGGCGGGCCAGCTCGATAATCAGATCGTCACGCAGAATCTTGCGAGCCGGGCGATTCTTTTCATTCGCTTCGCGATCGCGCCACCAGTAGACCTCGCGGGCGACCGCCTGCTCCCGCGGCGTCAGCCGATGCACGCTCGACAGCCGCAGCCACGCGTCGGGCGCCCGCTCGGCGACAGTTTCTTCGATCATCCGGGCGAACTCGGCCTCGGCCCAGCCCAGCCGGCCGAGCTTCTGCAGCGACTTGCACTGCTTATCCCAGATTTCCAGCACATGCTGGACGTCGTCCAGCGCATACTCCGTCTGTTGCGGCGTCAGCGGTCGGCGGCGCCAGTCGGTGCGGGTCTCCCGCCCGTGGGCCGTCTTGCCGACGACACGCCGGACCAGAGCCTCGTAACCCAGCGGAAAGCTGCGGCTCCGCAACCCCTCGGCAATCTGGATGTCCCACAATCGGCCGGGCGGCTTCCCGCAATGCGTCAGGCAAAAGCGGACTTCCTCGCGCCCGCCATGCACGACGATCGCGGTCTTGTTGTCCGCCATCAGCTCCCACCAGGCGCTCAGATCGGTCACCGCGTACGGATCGACCGCCACGCAGCGCTCCCGCGTGGCGAACTGCAGCAGGCACAGCTCCGGGCGATGCGTGTACTCGGAGACGAACTCCGTATCGAAGGCGACGATTCGAGCCTCGGCGATATGCCGACAGAGGTCGTCAAACTCACTCTGATCGACGATCAGGGACTGCGTCATGCGTCGGAACGATCTACGACGAAACCACGAAATGCGGAACGGACCCGGCCCGCCGCGGAAACTGGCACGCATCGTCTCACGCGAAACCCGCCCTCGCAAGGGCGCGTCAAGGCCAAAATCGGCGCGATCGGGGAGACCCGCCCGGCCCACTCCGATCGCGCCGGTCGTGGTCGGGGCTGGGCGACCGGCCATTCGCGCTGGTATGCTCGGGATTTGATGCGTTTCAGCATCCGTCACACCGTGATCGACTTCGGGAGCGCCCGCAACATGGACCTGCAGCACGAATTCGCACAAATTCTCGCCCGGCGGACGTTTCTGGGACGCACGCTCGGCGGATTGGGGACGACCGCCCTCGCGGGACTGCTGGGACCGGGCTCAGTCCGCGGGGCAGAAACTGACGACACCCGCTGGCCAGGCGTCGTCCAGCCGCTGCATCTGCCGCAGAAAGCCAAGCGGGTGATTCACCTCTGCATGGCCGGCGGTCCCAGCCACCTCGAAACGCTGGACCACAAGCCCAAGCTGGCGGAGCTGCACGGTCAACCGATGCCGGAATCGGTCACCGCGGGGCAGCCCATCGCCCAGCTCCAGGGCCAGCAGCTCAAGATCCTGGCCCCGCAACATCCCTTCGAAAAATACGGCCAGTCCGGGCAGGAAATCTGCGCCAAGTTCCCGAAAATCGGCGGCGTCGCCGACGAGCTGTGCATCATCCGCTCGGTCGTCACCGAGGCGATCAATCACGATCCCGCCCACACATTCATGAACACGGGCAGCTCCGTTTCCGGCCGACCGAGCATGGGCTCGTGGAACTGGTACGGCCTCGGTGCCGAAACCCACGATCTGCCAGGCTTTGTCGTACTCACGTCGACCGGGAAAAGTGGCCAGATGCAGCCGATCGCCAGCCGCCAGTGGCACAGCGGCTTCCTCCCCAGCCGGTTCCAGGGGGTCCGACTCTACTCCAAAGGGGATGCCGTCCATTACATCAGCAACCCGGCGGGGGTCACCGCCGACCGCCAGCGGGACGTGCTCGATGCAGTCGGTGCCCTCAATCGCCAGCTCGACGCCTCCATCGACGATCCCGAGATCGCCACGCGAATCAACCAGTACGAGCTCGCCTTCAAAATGCAGTCGAGCGTCCCCGAACTGATGGATCTCTCCAGCGAACCGAAGCACATTCTCGATCTCTACGGCGCCCAGCAGGGAGACGGCTCGTTCGGCACAAACTGCCTGCTGGCTCGCCGGCTTGCCGAGCGGGGCGTGCGGTTCATTCAGCTCTACCACCGCGACTGGGACCATCACGGCGGCATCAAGGGAGGCATCGAGCAGATTGCGGGCGAAGTCGACGGACCGTGCGCGGCACTCATCAGCGACCTCAAACAGCGGGGCATGCTCGACGAAACGCTGGTCATCTGGGGCGGCGAATTCGGGAGGACGCCGATGGCCCAGGGGAACGGCCGCGACCATCACCAGAAAGGCTTTTCGATCTGGATGGCCGGCGGCGGGATCAAGGGTGGCACGAGTTACGGCCAGACCGACGAGTTTGGCTATCACGCCGTCGAAAACGTCTTCCACGTCCACGACCTGCACGCAACCATGCTGCACCTGCTGGGAGTGGATCACCTCAAGCTGACGTATCGCTTTCAGGGCCGCGACTACCGGCTGACAGACGTCTCCGGAAACGTGATCCACCAGATTCTCGCCTGACCCAACCCGCCGAAAGCACTCTCCCCCCCTTCCCTCGTTCCCAGGCTCCGCCTGGGAACGCACTCTTGGGACGCTCCGCGTCCTCTTCTTCCCCTCCTTACCCACCACCTCTTCGCCCTCTCCTCCCCATCCACCATCCACCATCCACCAACCACTTCTTATGTGAATTCCGCGCAACAAACTCGCTATTTATGACGGGGACATAGGAGCATGCGCGTCGGCGGGCCACCGCCGGCGTTCCGGACGATTCCCGTCAAACCGGGCCTGATCAGGGCCCAGCGACGGGTCTTCCGCAAGGAGGATCCGAGGGGCGCACCCCGTGTGCGCACAGCCTCGACGTCGAGCTTTTCCCGTTCACCCGGCCGCAAGACCGGCGAACCTGATCAACGTGCTTGAACCGCCGGGACTGAAACCGGCGCAACATCACCGCCAGACGGACTCCGGCGGGACGGCCGTAAGAAAGCCGACCCGCCGGAGCCGATCGCGGTACGTACGGTGGACGTCCTCGTCCGCCGGTAGGGCCGGGCGCGCCCGGCCGAACTGTGCGATTCCCTCGTTCCCAGGCTCCGCCTGGGAATGCCTCTTCCAGACGCTCCGCGTCCTCCGTGTAGGGCAGGCTCCCGCCTGCCGGTTTGTGCCGTCCATCTCCATTCCGGCACGCACGAGCGCCCTCTTCAAAACCACACAGCCCGCCCCACCCACGTCTCCACCACCTCGCTCAGCAACCGCTGCTGAGCGCGCAGAATCGCCCGCTGCACCCCCGCCGGGCCATCGTGTCGCAGCACATGGGCGTCATGGAGCCGGCCGTCATCGACTCCGGGCGGAGGGAGCCCGAACGTCCGCGAGACCGCGGTTGCCGTTCCGTCCCGCTGCAACGCCTGCGGTTCGATGGAGCGCGGGCCGTGTCTCGGCAAGACCGAGCTGGACTTCGGCGGCATCGACTCGCAGGGAAAGCCGTTCACGCACATCGTCCGCCGGAGGGTGCGGCGTGTGGGTTGTGGGCAGATGCGGATTGACGTGGTGCGAGAGAATCGTCTCGCAACGGCCCGCAATTGACCTTTTCTCAGCCACCCGATCGCCATGCGGGCGCTGATTTGCTTGCTCACTTCGACTCACAGAGTAAATTTGCCACTCGAATTGTATCGGAAACATCGTTCGAAGCCCGCAGAGTTCCACAGTATGTCGAGTGCTGGACGCATCAGTTCATCTGCAGAATCGAGTTCTATGTCTTCGATCTGAACATCCGGCAGGATCAATTCGTCTTGGTTACAGCAGCCCCAGTCCGAGTCATGGCCATGAATCCACACCTTCTGCATTCCAAAGAAACTGAGCAGGATCCAAGCCGGTCCTGGAATCTCAAGTTTGCGGATGGCTTCACAATAGCCCGGCAGTCGATCGAGCAAATATCGGACGAATTGAGTTGAAAAGTACTCGTCATCTGGCATGTTTGCGCCAGGCCGAGCCGCTGCGACGCCACCAGCGGTCGCTTCAATAACTCCGTTGCGGAAGATCTGAACATAGCTGCGAGATCTACCATGCGATGGGTCTACAACGCATATCCCATCGAGATTGAATCGTGGTGAAGATCCGACGGTAGGGGAAATGGGTGCTAGCTTTTGCTGCACAGACCGAAGTTTTGCTGCGTCGAAGTTCATCCTTGAAACAAAGCTAGCCAGTGGCACGATGTGAACCATCATCGAAGGGATGCCTCGTAACATGAGTGGACCTCGCCCGCTACTGACCTCGTTAAGTCGGTGGCTTCGGAAAGTTCGGATTGTCTCGCTGATAGTCTGCGACAAACCAAAAGCTTGGCGAAGCTCCGAAGTGTCCATTGAGTAGACTCCTGCTGTATTCCGGGCGTAGAACTGCCCAGGCTCTTTTCCGTAGATTACGCGATGCGGTGCGACCATGCTTTGATGCACCCGGATGATGATGACGTGCCTTGTGTTCGCAACTGGCACTGCGTGCACGTTGAATTGGATCCGCGGTTCAATCCAACGGGCCGCGAGCTCCGATATCTGCAACTGTAGGCCGTCGATATTCTCGTGTTCGACTCCACGGACTTCCTTCGGGATGCCGTTCGTGGCTTCGACACCGATCAGCAAGTGACCTCCGAGCGAGTTCGCGAAAGACGAGATGTCCTTCAAGAGTTCCACGCACTGGGCACGCTGATGGGCTTGGTCTTTGGCGGGAACGTGAGGGTCCTTGAGAGTAAGTCGATAGAACTCGCGTTTGTATTCGATCGTTCGCTTCTCCGGGAGTGCGACTTCGACAAGCCTTTGGAGGTCAAGTTCGGTGATCGCGTCGAGGTCCGTCGGCAGCATAGCGATGCTCTCTCGATTCCAACGTGTTCCAGATCAGTTCCGGCGAGTGAGGCCAACTCTGCGCAAGTTACCATGCCACCACGTTACACCGAAAGGTACACGTAGCCAGAGCCTCTCTGTGAATTGAAATATCCGCATCCCAGTTAATTCCTCCGTTTCCGGCCCTAGAAAGCCCTTCCCAGCCCCCGCTACCAGCACGAACCTGAATCGCGTCCCCTGCCTGCAGGAAGGTCGCGATGCCCACGTTCGCCGAAGAGATGGTGGCCCAGCTCGAAACGCTGCTGCGTGTGAACGTCGGCGTCCAGACCGTCACGTTCGGCGGTCAGACGGTCAGCTACGCCGACCTGCAGCAGCAGTACCAACGCTGGAAGGCCCAGGCCGCCCGCGAGACCGGCAAACGGCCCTTCATTCGCTCCCTCACGATGGAGGGGCCATGAGCGCTTCCGGCCTCTGGCAGAGTGCGACCGGCCTGTTCGACGCCGGCCTGCGTCAGTCCCGGACCGCAGCCGGCGATGGTCGCGCAGCCCCCTGTCGGCCACGGCCGCGGCGACGCGTTGGACCTCAAGGAAGACCCGCGTATCCGGAAAAACCGCGCCACAACGTCGCCAACGAACGCCATTCCGTTCGCAGTTGTGAGGATTTTCGCGAGTTGTCTTCGCGGCCTTTGACGCTCCACACAAATCATGGCAGCATGGTCGCTGTCGCGAATCAACCGACTGTGGCTGCAGGGTTCCGGCGTCGCAAATCGGGACGGCCGAGTCCGTGTGTTCATTAGAGTCAGTCGCAGTGGGCATTCGCGCAGGCTGATTTTCTGGTTCGTCGCAACAGGCGCACTATGGTCACTCCGCTGATCTCTCCCGCTCGGACGGCATTGTGTCTGCTGGCGGGCCTCGTGCTGGTCGGCTGCGCAAAGCCGCCCGAACCTCTCCCCATCCCTCCCCCGCGCGTGACGGTGCAGCACCCGCTGCAGCGCGACGAACTCAACTACAACGAGTACAACGGCTGGGCCGACGCTTCGGCGACCGTGGAGGTCCGCTCGCGGGTCCGCGGCCATATCAAAGAAGTCCTGTTCAAAGACGGCCAGTTCGTCAATGCCGGCGACAAGCTCTTCGAACTCGATCGGGAGCCGTTCGAGGCCGAGTATCTTGTCGCGACCAGCAAAGTCGGCGTCGCGGAAGCTCAGCTCGCGTTTGAGATCGAGGAAGAAAAGCGTCAGAAAGAGCTGTTCGCAAAGAACGTCGTGACGCAGTCTGAGCTGGACAGGGTCATCGCGACGCGGAGGTCCTGGGAAGCCAACGTGGCGGCGGCGAAGGCGGAAGCCGAGCGGAAGAAGCTGGATCGCGACTACGCGACGATTGCGGCGCCGATGCCGGGCAAGATCGGTCAGGCCAAACTGGTCGCGGGCAATCTTGTGGGAGCCGGCGGAAGCGATCCGCTCCTCACGACCATCGTGTCGGTGAATCCCATCTATGTCTATTTCAACGTCGATGAACGGGGAGTGCTGGAGTTTCGCCGGTTGCATCCGGAGATCAAAGGGAGTTCTCCCGAGAAGCCACCGGAGATCCCGATCGAATTTGGCCTGGAAACCGACGTCGGTTATCCGCGCAAAGGCAAGATTGACTTCCGGGAGAACAAGATCGATGCCTCGACGGGGACGATCATCGTTCGCGGAACGGCGGACAACGCCGACGAGGTGATCCTGCCGGGGAGCCGCGTCCGTGTCCGCGTGCCGCTGACGAACAAGCCCTACCCGGCGACGCTCGTGCCCGATCTGGCGGTGCTCAGCGACCAGGATCAGCGGTATCTGCTCTGCTTGAATGACAAGTCGGAAGTCATTCGCCGCAACATCACGCTGGGCCGGCTGATGGCGGACGGGATGCGGGTCATCCTGCCGGGGCCGGCGGACGAGGAGCCGGTGACGGCGGACGACTGGGTCATCGTCGATGGCCTCCAGCGGGCGCGGATCAACTACCCGGTCGAGCCCAGGGATAAGGACGGGGAGGCTGTCGCCGTGACGGCGACGGCTGACGCCGCAAAGTGAATTCAGGCGACAGCGGTCGGCCGCAGCGCGGCCCAGGTCTTTGGTCCCGGTTTCACAACGCCCCTGGCTCGACGGATTGCCCATGATCTCCCACTTCTTCATCGATCGGCCGATCTTCGCCACCGTGCTGTCGGTGGTGATCGTGATTGTCGGCACGGTCTCGGCGACGCAGTTGCCGATTGCGCAGTATCCCGAGGTCGCGCCCCCCGTCGTGCAGGTGACGGCGACCTATCCCGGGGCCAACGCCGTCACCGTCGCGGAGACCGTGGCGACGCCGATCGAACTGGAGATCAACGGCGTCGAGCGGATGCTCTACATGGCGTCGAAGTGCACCAACGACGGCCAGATGAACCTGGACGTGACGTTCGAGCTGGGCACCAACCTCGACATGGCGCAGGTGCTGGTGCAGAACCGCGTGAGCGTCGCCCAGGCCAAGCTGCCGGAGGAAGTGAAGAAGATCGGGGTGACGACGAAGAAGAAGTCGCCCAGCATCCTGATGTGCGTCAACCTGATCTCTCCCGATCAGCGATACAACCAGCTCTATCTCAGCAACTACGCGGCGCTCAACGTCAAGGACGATCTGGCCCGCGTGAAGGGTGTCGGCGACGTCGCCTTTCTCGGGCCGCGCGATTACAGCATGCGGATCTGGCTCGACCCGACGAAACTCGCCGCGCGGCAGATGACGGCCGGCGACGTGGTGCGGGCGGTTCAGGAGCAGAACGTGCAGGTCGCCGCGGGGCGCCTGGGGCAGCCGCCGACCCCCGCCGACCTGAGCGTGCCGTTTCAGATTCCGATCAACGCGCAGGGACGGCTGACGACCGAAGCGCAGTTCGCGGAGATCATCCTGAAGACCGGCGACAACGGTCAACTGGTCTATCTGCGCGACGTGGTGCGGGATGCGACGTTCGATGCGCAGGGCCGGCCGCTGCAGAAAGGGGTCGAGCTGGGGGCAAAGAATTACGACGTCAACAGCTACCTCGACGGTCAGCCGAGCGTGACGCTGGCGGTTTTCCAGTTGCCCGGATCGAACGCGCTGGAAACGGCCGACATGATCCGGACCCGGATGGAAGTCCTCAAGCAGGACTTCCCCGCAGGAGTCGACTACCGGATCGAGTACGACACGACCGTGTTCGTCGAGGAGTCGATCACCAGCGTCTATCACACGCTGATCGAAGCCTTCGTGCTGGTGTTCGTCGTGGTGCTGGTGTTTCTGCAGAACTGGCGCGCAACCCTGATTCCGATGGTCGCCGTTCCCGTGTCGCTGGTGGGAACATTCGCGATCATGTCGGGCCTCGGATTCTCCCTGAACAACCTCTCGCTGTTCGGGCTGGTGCTGGCGATCGGCATCGTCGTCGACGACGCGATCGTGGTTGTCGAAAACGTCGAACGCTGGATGGCGCAGGGGATGTCTCCCCGAGACGCCAGCCGGCGGGCGATGGAAGAAGTCACCGGCCCGGTCATCGCTATCT harbors:
- a CDS encoding efflux RND transporter periplasmic adaptor subunit, which translates into the protein MVTPLISPARTALCLLAGLVLVGCAKPPEPLPIPPPRVTVQHPLQRDELNYNEYNGWADASATVEVRSRVRGHIKEVLFKDGQFVNAGDKLFELDREPFEAEYLVATSKVGVAEAQLAFEIEEEKRQKELFAKNVVTQSELDRVIATRRSWEANVAAAKAEAERKKLDRDYATIAAPMPGKIGQAKLVAGNLVGAGGSDPLLTTIVSVNPIYVYFNVDERGVLEFRRLHPEIKGSSPEKPPEIPIEFGLETDVGYPRKGKIDFRENKIDASTGTIIVRGTADNADEVILPGSRVRVRVPLTNKPYPATLVPDLAVLSDQDQRYLLCLNDKSEVIRRNITLGRLMADGMRVILPGPADEEPVTADDWVIVDGLQRARINYPVEPRDKDGEAVAVTATADAAK
- a CDS encoding ribonuclease D codes for the protein MTQSLIVDQSEFDDLCRHIAEARIVAFDTEFVSEYTHRPELCLLQFATRERCVAVDPYAVTDLSAWWELMADNKTAIVVHGGREEVRFCLTHCGKPPGRLWDIQIAEGLRSRSFPLGYEALVRRVVGKTAHGRETRTDWRRRPLTPQQTEYALDDVQHVLEIWDKQCKSLQKLGRLGWAEAEFARMIEETVAERAPDAWLRLSSVHRLTPREQAVAREVYWWRDREANEKNRPARKILRDDLIIELARRKPTTEADLCSTRDMNRTEYRKAAPALLKCIAAAVALPNSELPRVPKPGDDDKSHDEQVLGHFLGLALANRCAEMNVAQPLVGTASDLRHLVRWHVYNDHQGEPPRLTQTWRAEVCGDLLEDVLEGRISLRVADPQSDHPLVFERRESETAGPA
- a CDS encoding DUF1501 domain-containing protein; its protein translation is MDLQHEFAQILARRTFLGRTLGGLGTTALAGLLGPGSVRGAETDDTRWPGVVQPLHLPQKAKRVIHLCMAGGPSHLETLDHKPKLAELHGQPMPESVTAGQPIAQLQGQQLKILAPQHPFEKYGQSGQEICAKFPKIGGVADELCIIRSVVTEAINHDPAHTFMNTGSSVSGRPSMGSWNWYGLGAETHDLPGFVVLTSTGKSGQMQPIASRQWHSGFLPSRFQGVRLYSKGDAVHYISNPAGVTADRQRDVLDAVGALNRQLDASIDDPEIATRINQYELAFKMQSSVPELMDLSSEPKHILDLYGAQQGDGSFGTNCLLARRLAERGVRFIQLYHRDWDHHGGIKGGIEQIAGEVDGPCAALISDLKQRGMLDETLVIWGGEFGRTPMAQGNGRDHHQKGFSIWMAGGGIKGGTSYGQTDEFGYHAVENVFHVHDLHATMLHLLGVDHLKLTYRFQGRDYRLTDVSGNVIHQILA
- a CDS encoding glucosamine-6-phosphate isomerase, whose translation is MDLLSTLSGSLMEGFFPAGWDLKKIDACVASDPAAISERQKWWHKRFELMPCATLADFDMMLGHEIAWTIKQSRDNGDSLALILPVGPMGMYRWAIYFLQQWNVSCDHVHGFNMDEWSDAEGNTLPPTNPGSFQYSMEQAFYGPLGKLTVPKKQRNFATKKLLPTYADQIGQLRADGAKLGVIFGIGRVCHIAFWEPHFAGEFASDAEWKKQTHRFGAKLHPLTVEQNALTSFKSRTTLVPAFANTIGPGLFLNADKIIGGADGTFGRGMQWQGLSLWMTLRHEPTPWIPSTFMPTQPGRLFYLTELAGPLNAECN
- a CDS encoding helix-turn-helix domain-containing protein — translated: MLPTDLDAITELDLQRLVEVALPEKRTIEYKREFYRLTLKDPHVPAKDQAHQRAQCVELLKDISSFANSLGGHLLIGVEATNGIPKEVRGVEHENIDGLQLQISELAARWIEPRIQFNVHAVPVANTRHVIIIRVHQSMVAPHRVIYGKEPGQFYARNTAGVYSMDTSELRQAFGLSQTISETIRTFRSHRLNEVSSGRGPLMLRGIPSMMVHIVPLASFVSRMNFDAAKLRSVQQKLAPISPTVGSSPRFNLDGICVVDPSHGRSRSYVQIFRNGVIEATAGGVAAARPGANMPDDEYFSTQFVRYLLDRLPGYCEAIRKLEIPGPAWILLSFFGMQKVWIHGHDSDWGCCNQDELILPDVQIEDIELDSADELMRPALDILWNSAGFERCFRYNSSGKFTL